One Roseimaritima multifibrata DNA window includes the following coding sequences:
- a CDS encoding DUF4254 domain-containing protein, whose product MTESNPRHDIDADSIVNLQQELVARWHEQDIENPYTGFLALVCQQHEFNYRLWHEEDVARSPSVSDTEIAQVKRAIDKLNQQRNDMIEKLDDSITVRLHDANVMAADTAPINTETAGSTIDRLSIMSLRLYHYEEQLHRTDADGDHKAKVAERIAICRLQHSDLTFALSQLLDDLFAGRKQHKTYRQFKMYNDPSLNPAIYQSAKRIAC is encoded by the coding sequence ATGACTGAATCGAATCCTCGACATGACATAGACGCTGACAGCATTGTCAATCTGCAGCAAGAATTGGTGGCTCGATGGCACGAACAGGATATCGAAAACCCCTACACAGGTTTTCTCGCGCTGGTCTGTCAGCAACATGAATTCAATTATCGATTGTGGCATGAAGAAGATGTGGCTCGCAGCCCGTCGGTCAGCGACACCGAAATCGCTCAGGTCAAACGCGCCATTGATAAATTGAATCAACAACGCAACGACATGATCGAGAAACTAGACGATTCGATTACTGTCCGTCTGCATGACGCCAACGTCATGGCCGCCGATACGGCTCCGATCAATACCGAAACCGCTGGCAGCACAATCGATCGCCTGTCGATCATGTCGCTTCGGCTGTACCACTACGAAGAACAACTGCACCGCACCGACGCCGATGGCGACCACAAAGCAAAAGTTGCCGAACGCATCGCGATCTGCCGTCTCCAGCACAGCGACCTAACGTTCGCACTTTCACAATTGCTAGACGATTTGTTTGCCGGGCGTAAACAACACAAGACTTACCGTCAATTCAAAATGTATAACGACCCTTCGCTGAATCCCGCGATCTACCAATCTGCGAAACGAATCGCTTGTTAG
- a CDS encoding Gfo/Idh/MocA family protein, giving the protein MAQPKHLKTSPSRRRFMQQSAILGAGVWTGTQVTSRLSGQESALNALSAACVGIGGKGSSDCSHIGEQGVRIAGLCDVDQGNLTKKGREFPDAAKFDDFREMLDQLGDKVDIVTVSTPDHTHAAAAVRAMRMKKNVYCQKPLTWSIGEARLMRETAAETGVVTQMGNQGTSENGLREAVEVIRSGAIGDVTEVHVWTNRPVWPQGLGRPAGEDPIPEGLNWEAWIGPAPMRPFKKGAYHSFNWRGWTDFGTGALGDMACHTTNMPVMALELWDPVAVTAVKNPGIFEGETFPGSSTLQFEFPQRGKLAPTKFMWYDGGNLPDEALISQLPESFQKRVKAQRDGDGKGRKTSGAVLVGTKGIMFSPDDYGAKFYLLPEENFVDYKKPEPVLPRIPFNGGGDQRHKWEFVSTCKGEYEPGTMSNFDYAGRLTETILVGNLAMRAGEGQRIEWDAKSMTSPNVAAVNEFVNREYRGDWKL; this is encoded by the coding sequence ATGGCTCAGCCAAAACATCTTAAAACCAGTCCTTCGCGCCGGCGATTTATGCAACAGTCGGCGATTTTAGGGGCCGGTGTTTGGACTGGCACGCAAGTGACCAGTCGGTTGTCGGGTCAAGAGTCAGCACTGAATGCTCTTTCGGCAGCTTGTGTTGGAATCGGCGGCAAAGGTAGTAGTGACTGCAGCCACATCGGTGAGCAAGGGGTTCGAATCGCAGGTCTATGTGACGTCGACCAAGGCAATTTGACCAAAAAGGGACGTGAATTTCCCGATGCTGCCAAGTTCGATGATTTCCGCGAAATGCTGGATCAATTGGGTGACAAGGTAGATATCGTCACCGTCAGTACCCCCGACCATACGCACGCCGCGGCCGCTGTACGTGCGATGCGAATGAAAAAGAATGTCTACTGCCAGAAACCACTAACCTGGTCGATTGGTGAAGCCCGCCTGATGCGTGAAACCGCAGCAGAGACGGGGGTTGTAACTCAAATGGGCAACCAGGGGACCTCGGAAAATGGTCTTCGTGAAGCGGTTGAAGTCATCCGCAGCGGCGCTATCGGCGACGTCACCGAAGTCCACGTTTGGACTAACCGACCTGTCTGGCCTCAAGGGTTGGGACGTCCGGCCGGTGAAGATCCGATTCCTGAAGGTTTGAACTGGGAAGCATGGATCGGACCAGCTCCGATGCGTCCGTTCAAGAAGGGTGCTTACCACTCCTTCAACTGGCGTGGTTGGACCGATTTCGGAACCGGTGCCCTTGGCGATATGGCTTGTCACACCACCAACATGCCTGTCATGGCGTTGGAATTGTGGGATCCCGTTGCTGTTACGGCCGTCAAGAACCCAGGCATCTTCGAAGGCGAAACCTTCCCAGGTAGCTCGACGTTGCAGTTTGAATTCCCGCAACGCGGCAAATTGGCCCCGACCAAGTTCATGTGGTACGACGGTGGCAACCTGCCTGATGAAGCCCTCATTTCGCAGTTGCCTGAATCGTTCCAGAAACGTGTTAAGGCTCAGCGTGATGGCGATGGCAAAGGTCGCAAGACCAGTGGTGCTGTTTTGGTCGGCACCAAAGGCATCATGTTCTCGCCAGATGATTACGGTGCAAAATTCTACTTGCTTCCAGAAGAGAATTTTGTCGATTACAAAAAGCCAGAACCTGTCCTTCCAAGGATTCCGTTCAACGGCGGTGGCGACCAACGCCACAAATGGGAATTCGTTTCGACTTGCAAAGGCGAGTACGAACCGGGAACCATGTCGAACTTCGATTATGCAGGTCGCCTGACCGAAACCATCTTGGTCGGCAACTTGGCCATGCGAGCCGGCGAAGGTCAGCGGATCGAATGGGATGCCAAAAGTATGACCAGTCCAAACGTTGCCGCCGTCAACGAATTCGTCAATCGCGAATATCGTGGCGACTGGAAATTGTAA
- a CDS encoding assimilatory sulfite reductase (NADPH) hemoprotein subunit has protein sequence MTHNADNPLHGSFGDKHDLQPATSRSIRTMLVRLQPAGDLIHCGTIHDLAPARLQPVVVQTGEGVWIADWLSEIHPDQTSAENPPELAGEVLRLASEEDQQSSIAAEGLALRLHDEATAVLANTSLPIVLVATEVDLEHRFAKLRFLGKPHEALGPLADQIARRIDLQRVQWVSLQDPLGAPGDNASGAPSGQLQALPDRQEKEFWDRWDTVTSPGPLLDHALGKSFRVAAGNRGWYQQKRRAANPAGRHIPAGRSWMVRIRTAAGGILASQLVQLLKWAEEYGDGTLRLTMRQSIQLHGIAGQSSDELMQKFGDHLLSTLGSCGNSVRNLTCCPLPPSDREGFRAAEQAVRDLAIGLGNDFLPRGSAFEYRFSEQRSTPVSASPKPPPATESISQLPHKFKIGIASDHHDCADVLSNDLGIVVRTASFHSDRFQTGAPSVPLVDLYVGGSTSYRADDNRSSPQLALWLGTIPLEKASQATEMLLGMFARRSLDASRHFQRWKYVVQRTGIPILVDQFRQQAGDQIDLVRESPPALPRPGRHPAEVRASNGQTWRRWHFPCGRIYQHDLPTLQRWATESAPIRVGTDHDLIVRSRMTDGAMPLPPIADRACPAMPTCPLAVAPAETEWKEWSTAVQRMAEEAAIGPLPFAISGCSNGCSRPLTTVLGVIAETPKRRAVFLGGTPTRLGTRVGQVNSPAELVQLIRPWLLRFHHERLDDEDFAVWFWRIGLK, from the coding sequence GTGACCCACAACGCCGACAACCCGCTTCACGGTTCGTTCGGCGACAAGCACGATCTGCAGCCCGCCACTTCGCGTTCGATTCGGACGATGTTGGTTCGCTTGCAACCCGCCGGCGATCTGATTCACTGCGGCACCATCCATGACCTGGCGCCAGCACGACTACAACCGGTCGTTGTGCAAACGGGTGAAGGGGTTTGGATCGCCGACTGGCTCTCAGAAATCCATCCGGATCAGACCTCCGCAGAAAACCCTCCGGAACTGGCAGGCGAAGTCCTTCGCCTTGCTTCAGAGGAAGACCAGCAAAGTTCCATCGCCGCCGAAGGTCTGGCACTTCGGCTACATGACGAAGCGACCGCGGTGCTGGCGAATACGTCGTTGCCGATCGTCCTGGTTGCCACCGAAGTCGATCTGGAACATCGCTTCGCAAAACTTCGCTTTTTGGGAAAGCCACACGAAGCCCTCGGGCCGCTGGCCGATCAAATCGCCCGCCGTATCGATCTTCAACGCGTGCAATGGGTTTCTCTCCAAGACCCGTTGGGTGCCCCCGGTGACAATGCGTCAGGAGCCCCTTCCGGTCAACTTCAGGCCCTGCCGGATCGACAGGAAAAAGAGTTTTGGGATCGCTGGGATACCGTTACTTCCCCCGGGCCTTTGCTCGACCATGCACTCGGCAAATCGTTTCGCGTCGCCGCTGGAAATCGCGGCTGGTATCAACAGAAGCGGCGAGCCGCCAATCCCGCTGGACGGCACATTCCGGCCGGCCGAAGCTGGATGGTGCGGATCCGCACCGCGGCCGGCGGAATCCTTGCGTCTCAATTGGTACAGCTGCTTAAATGGGCCGAGGAATATGGGGACGGAACGCTTCGCCTAACCATGCGTCAATCGATCCAGTTGCACGGGATCGCCGGACAGTCCTCCGATGAACTCATGCAAAAGTTCGGCGACCACCTACTCAGTACGCTGGGCAGCTGCGGCAACAGTGTTCGCAATCTGACCTGCTGCCCCTTGCCCCCAAGCGACCGGGAAGGGTTCCGCGCTGCCGAACAAGCGGTGCGAGATCTAGCGATTGGACTGGGAAACGATTTTCTTCCCCGCGGCTCGGCTTTTGAATATCGCTTTTCCGAGCAACGATCGACGCCGGTGTCAGCATCGCCCAAACCTCCCCCCGCCACAGAATCGATTTCACAACTGCCGCATAAATTCAAAATCGGAATCGCGTCGGACCACCACGACTGCGCGGACGTTTTAAGCAACGACCTGGGAATCGTTGTGCGGACGGCAAGCTTTCATTCGGATCGATTTCAAACGGGCGCACCCTCGGTCCCATTGGTCGATTTGTATGTTGGAGGATCGACGTCCTATCGTGCCGACGACAACCGCTCCTCGCCGCAACTAGCGTTGTGGCTGGGGACCATCCCGCTGGAAAAGGCTTCCCAGGCAACCGAAATGCTGCTGGGGATGTTTGCCCGCCGAAGCCTGGATGCGTCCCGGCATTTCCAGCGATGGAAATACGTCGTCCAGCGAACCGGCATTCCGATTCTTGTCGATCAGTTTCGGCAACAAGCGGGCGATCAGATAGACCTTGTCCGAGAAAGTCCCCCAGCCTTGCCCCGTCCTGGACGGCACCCCGCAGAGGTCCGCGCTAGCAACGGGCAGACTTGGCGGCGATGGCATTTTCCCTGTGGCAGGATCTACCAGCATGATTTGCCCACACTACAGCGATGGGCCACCGAATCGGCCCCGATCCGCGTCGGCACCGATCACGACTTGATCGTTCGCTCCCGGATGACCGATGGCGCGATGCCGCTGCCTCCAATCGCCGACCGAGCTTGCCCGGCGATGCCAACCTGCCCGCTGGCGGTCGCTCCGGCCGAAACGGAATGGAAAGAATGGTCCACGGCAGTCCAACGGATGGCTGAGGAAGCTGCAATCGGCCCTCTTCCATTCGCGATATCGGGCTGCAGCAACGGATGTTCACGACCGCTGACCACTGTTTTGGGGGTCATCGCGGAAACCCCCAAGCGGCGAGCCGTTTTTTTGGGAGGGACGCCGACGCGGCTAGGAACGCGGGTCGGGCAGGTCAATTCGCCGGCTGAACTGGTTCAACTGATCCGCCCTTGGTTGCTCCGTTTTCACCACGAAAGGTTGGATGATGAGGATTTTGCGGTTTGGTTTTGGCGGATCGGCCTCAAATGA
- a CDS encoding HEAT repeat domain-containing protein, whose translation MDNPFAVPPRRIPAYKSLKVLVGVIACLAGVLTFQSGSQRWLLNRLTSDWDNLPASVQRERLSQIAQLEPGGTRFLVQQLGSMHPGVAQASFDLLQQLQQDWLALDDDASDARHRRLAESLAACYGTDQSILENASNQSIPSDRENWLTMLLNRTIVETVERSTTDGTAAYRTATSLLTNLTLPTQRPSGPSSNALSTPQIALRTEPLPAAPSIASASDTNADPAAAVQTEQTAEQSSEPTPLQEANASTTATLRAPQATMVTEQTTLHQVVAPVQHLTQHLGDSPFETYSTRSVIAWLRSVRPQMRDSAHHELKKRGFDEPHLLLAARLADPDIRVRLALLNELAHHPGDDPRQWLFWLSEDAEPQVRREAISILGTMDDPQVTQFLHQRLPIEQDAATVDIIRRVLRGA comes from the coding sequence ATGGACAATCCTTTCGCCGTCCCGCCTCGACGAATCCCAGCGTACAAATCACTAAAAGTGCTGGTCGGTGTGATCGCCTGTCTTGCGGGAGTGCTGACGTTTCAGAGTGGTTCACAACGTTGGTTGCTCAACCGCTTAACTTCGGACTGGGACAATCTTCCCGCCAGCGTCCAACGTGAACGTCTTTCGCAAATTGCACAGCTTGAGCCTGGAGGGACACGGTTCCTTGTCCAGCAGCTCGGTTCGATGCACCCCGGTGTCGCACAGGCTTCCTTCGATCTTCTCCAGCAATTGCAACAGGACTGGCTGGCGTTGGATGATGATGCTTCGGATGCGCGGCATCGCCGTTTGGCCGAATCCTTAGCAGCCTGTTACGGCACCGATCAATCCATCCTCGAGAATGCGTCGAACCAATCGATCCCCAGCGACCGCGAAAACTGGTTGACGATGCTTCTGAATCGGACGATTGTGGAAACCGTTGAACGTTCCACCACCGACGGAACGGCCGCCTACCGTACAGCAACCTCGCTTTTGACCAACCTGACACTTCCGACCCAGCGTCCAAGCGGGCCCTCCTCAAACGCCCTCTCAACGCCTCAAATTGCCCTCCGAACGGAACCGCTTCCGGCCGCCCCCTCGATCGCAAGTGCGTCGGACACCAACGCTGATCCGGCTGCCGCTGTGCAAACGGAGCAAACGGCAGAGCAATCATCGGAGCCAACGCCCCTGCAAGAGGCCAACGCGTCGACCACCGCAACGCTTCGCGCTCCGCAGGCAACCATGGTGACCGAGCAGACCACTTTGCATCAGGTTGTCGCCCCCGTCCAGCACCTAACGCAACACCTCGGGGACAGCCCCTTTGAAACCTATTCGACGCGGAGCGTGATCGCTTGGCTGCGAAGCGTTCGCCCACAGATGCGTGATTCAGCGCATCATGAACTAAAGAAGCGAGGTTTTGATGAACCCCATTTGTTACTCGCTGCACGGTTGGCAGATCCCGACATTCGCGTCCGCCTGGCTTTGCTGAATGAACTGGCACATCATCCTGGCGATGACCCAAGGCAGTGGCTGTTCTGGCTATCCGAGGACGCCGAGCCTCAGGTTCGCCGCGAAGCGATATCGATTTTAGGGACCATGGATGACCCGCAAGTAACGCAGTTCCTCCACCAGCGTCTTCCCATCGAGCAAGACGCAGCGACCGTCGACATCATCCGCCGAGTCCTACGCGGCGCATAA
- a CDS encoding aspartate kinase, with protein sequence MSLIVQKFGGTSVADTDKIRAAARKAVRAQQQGHQVVMVVSAMGKNTDVLVSLASEMSETPPAREMDMLLSTGEQVSVALVAMAIHGMGAKAVSLTGGQIGIRTDNSFTKARIQSISTARIERLLDEGNIVIAAGFQGIDEDLNITTLGRGGSDTTAVALAAVLGAETCEIYTDVDGVYTTDPRVLPEARHVGVISYDEMLELASLGAGVMHSRSIEFAKKFGVPIHVRSSFSDTEGTMIVAEPESASASVCGAALTRDEARITVLGVPDVPGTSLEIFSAISDRKIAVDMIVQNIGNDGRTDISFTVQHSDLESTLQAVSAAATQLGAVGITHDDQVSKVSVVGLGMAVQTGVAHKMFRALADAGVNIQMITTGEIKISVLVSRDQASNALRAVHQVFKLMDQPAERKSWAQIRAERHEKADVNTLVARLQSDALEELTLTGIDVMPNQARVTLRGVPDTPGIAADMFESVSEAGVFIDMIVQGIDGEDGRTSVSMTIPEKDLDTCLEVAKSLMKRHGLRDVQGGEGIAKVTVSGIGLRSHTNVGTIMFRALAGADINVQMINTSELQVNTVIDGKKAQIGRERLSAAFQEALR encoded by the coding sequence ATGTCGTTGATTGTTCAGAAATTTGGCGGAACCAGTGTCGCGGATACCGACAAAATTCGTGCTGCCGCGCGCAAAGCCGTCCGAGCCCAACAACAGGGGCATCAGGTGGTGATGGTCGTCAGTGCGATGGGTAAAAACACCGATGTGCTGGTCAGCCTTGCATCGGAAATGAGCGAAACGCCGCCGGCTCGTGAAATGGACATGTTGCTCAGCACGGGCGAACAGGTCAGCGTCGCGTTGGTGGCGATGGCGATCCACGGCATGGGTGCCAAAGCGGTCAGTCTGACCGGTGGGCAAATTGGTATTCGGACCGATAACAGCTTCACCAAGGCGCGAATTCAATCGATTTCGACCGCTCGGATCGAACGTCTTTTGGACGAGGGAAATATCGTCATCGCGGCGGGATTCCAGGGGATCGACGAAGATCTAAACATCACCACCTTGGGACGGGGCGGCAGCGATACCACGGCCGTCGCACTCGCAGCCGTCCTCGGCGCGGAGACATGTGAGATCTATACCGACGTCGATGGTGTCTACACCACCGACCCACGCGTCCTCCCCGAAGCCCGACATGTCGGCGTCATCAGCTATGACGAAATGCTTGAATTGGCCAGCCTGGGGGCCGGTGTCATGCACAGCCGCAGCATCGAATTCGCCAAAAAATTCGGCGTTCCCATCCATGTTCGCAGCAGTTTCAGTGACACCGAAGGGACGATGATCGTCGCCGAGCCCGAATCGGCTTCGGCAAGTGTCTGCGGAGCCGCGTTGACTCGCGACGAAGCCCGCATCACCGTCCTTGGGGTTCCCGATGTTCCAGGAACCAGCCTGGAAATCTTTTCGGCGATCTCCGACCGTAAAATTGCGGTTGACATGATCGTCCAAAACATTGGGAACGACGGCCGCACCGATATCTCCTTCACCGTCCAGCACAGTGATCTGGAATCGACCCTCCAAGCCGTCTCCGCTGCGGCGACTCAACTGGGCGCCGTCGGCATCACCCACGATGATCAAGTCAGCAAGGTCTCGGTGGTTGGGTTGGGGATGGCGGTACAAACCGGCGTCGCTCATAAAATGTTCCGTGCACTCGCCGATGCGGGGGTCAACATTCAAATGATCACCACCGGCGAAATTAAAATCTCCGTGTTGGTTTCCCGTGACCAAGCAAGCAATGCCTTGCGAGCGGTCCACCAAGTTTTCAAATTGATGGATCAACCGGCGGAACGAAAATCGTGGGCTCAGATCCGCGCCGAACGACACGAAAAAGCAGACGTCAACACGCTGGTGGCTCGGCTGCAAAGCGATGCACTGGAAGAACTAACCCTGACCGGAATCGACGTGATGCCGAATCAGGCTCGCGTCACGTTGCGCGGCGTCCCCGATACTCCGGGAATCGCCGCAGACATGTTTGAATCGGTTTCCGAAGCGGGTGTTTTCATCGACATGATCGTACAGGGCATCGATGGCGAAGACGGCCGCACAAGCGTCAGCATGACGATCCCCGAAAAAGATCTAGACACCTGCTTGGAAGTCGCCAAATCGCTGATGAAACGGCATGGCCTTCGCGATGTCCAAGGTGGCGAAGGGATCGCAAAGGTCACCGTCAGCGGGATCGGCTTGCGCAGCCATACCAACGTCGGAACGATCATGTTTCGCGCCCTTGCCGGAGCCGACATCAACGTGCAGATGATCAATACCAGTGAACTGCAGGTGAACACGGTCATCGACGGCAAGAAGGCACAAATTGGTCGGGAACGGTTGTCCGCCGCATTCCAGGAAGCCCTCCGGTGA
- a CDS encoding ion transporter produces the protein MERSDSTIGRAFDLAIQLLIVLSLIAFSVETLPNLDPQWIRFLQIFEVVTVLVFTAEYLLRFLVADRKLSFVFSFFGIIDLLAILPFYLSFGIDLRTIRAFRLLRLFWMFKLVRYSKAIQRFHRAFLIAREEIVLFLCVTIILLYLAAVGIYHFEHDTQPEAFASIFHSLWWAVITLTTVGYGDIYPVTAGGRIFTFALLLIGLGVVSVPAGLMASALSKAREMEKK, from the coding sequence GTGGAACGTTCGGACTCGACCATCGGTCGCGCGTTCGATCTGGCGATCCAATTACTTATCGTCCTCTCGCTGATCGCGTTTAGCGTTGAAACGCTGCCGAACCTTGATCCCCAGTGGATACGATTCCTGCAAATCTTCGAAGTCGTGACGGTCTTAGTCTTCACGGCCGAGTATCTGCTCAGGTTTTTGGTTGCCGACCGCAAACTCTCCTTTGTCTTTAGCTTCTTTGGCATCATCGACCTGCTTGCGATTTTGCCGTTCTACCTTTCGTTTGGCATCGACCTGAGAACCATCCGAGCGTTCCGGCTACTGCGTCTGTTCTGGATGTTCAAACTCGTTCGGTATAGCAAAGCCATTCAAAGATTTCACCGAGCATTTCTGATCGCTCGCGAAGAGATTGTTCTCTTCCTTTGTGTCACCATCATTTTGTTGTATCTGGCCGCCGTCGGAATCTACCACTTTGAACATGACACCCAACCGGAAGCCTTCGCATCGATATTCCATAGCCTTTGGTGGGCAGTCATCACGCTGACGACGGTCGGTTATGGGGATATCTACCCGGTCACCGCCGGCGGCCGAATCTTCACCTTCGCACTGCTATTGATCGGGCTAGGTGTGGTTTCAGTCCCTGCGGGGCTTATGGCGTCGGCGCTTTCCAAGGCAAGAGAGATGGAGAAAAAATAA